The Flavobacteriales bacterium genome includes a window with the following:
- a CDS encoding amino acid dehydrogenase, giving the protein MKETLKFYETKAPEIVFEWHDSETEAKGWVVINSLRGGAAGGGTRMRKGLNKHEVVSLAKTMEVKFTVAGPDIGGAKSGIDFDPADPRKEGVLKRWYKAVKPLLKNYYGTGGDLNVDEIHEVIPICSELGIDHPQEGVFNGHFAPTDEAKKVIIKQLQEGVLYPVTNPELTPEINGKYTVADMITGYGVSEAVRHFYDIYGGTLEGKRVIIQGWGNVGAAAAYYQAKAGAKVVGIIDRVGGLLNADGFSLEEIENLFLKKEGNYLVAENMLSFDEINEKIWTVGAEIFVPAAASRLVKKSQVDLMKENGLEVISCGANVPFADEDIFFGPTGEYTDALVSVIPDFIANCGMARVFAYLMQHGIELSDNNIFEDTSSRIRKALEIAHDKNESKLNLSKVAFEIALNKLV; this is encoded by the coding sequence ATGAAAGAGACACTAAAGTTTTACGAAACCAAAGCACCAGAGATTGTCTTTGAGTGGCATGATTCTGAAACAGAAGCAAAAGGTTGGGTAGTAATCAACTCACTTAGAGGTGGAGCTGCCGGAGGGGGAACGAGAATGAGAAAAGGACTTAACAAACACGAGGTCGTTTCTCTTGCCAAAACAATGGAAGTAAAATTTACCGTTGCAGGTCCAGATATAGGTGGTGCAAAATCGGGAATCGATTTTGATCCTGCAGATCCTCGTAAAGAAGGTGTTCTAAAAAGATGGTATAAAGCCGTTAAACCACTCCTTAAAAACTACTATGGTACAGGTGGAGATCTCAATGTGGATGAGATCCATGAAGTAATCCCTATTTGTAGCGAACTTGGAATAGATCATCCACAAGAAGGCGTTTTTAATGGACATTTTGCTCCAACAGATGAAGCAAAGAAGGTCATTATCAAACAACTTCAAGAAGGAGTTCTTTATCCAGTTACAAATCCTGAACTTACACCAGAAATTAACGGAAAATACACAGTAGCCGATATGATTACTGGATATGGTGTTTCTGAAGCCGTAAGACATTTCTATGATATTTATGGAGGAACTCTGGAAGGAAAAAGAGTCATCATTCAAGGATGGGGAAATGTAGGTGCAGCTGCCGCTTATTACCAAGCTAAAGCTGGAGCTAAAGTTGTGGGAATTATCGACCGTGTTGGTGGTTTGCTTAACGCCGATGGATTTAGCCTTGAAGAAATAGAAAATCTTTTCCTAAAAAAAGAAGGAAACTATTTAGTTGCTGAAAATATGCTTTCATTTGACGAAATCAATGAAAAAATATGGACTGTTGGAGCAGAAATTTTTGTTCCTGCCGCTGCCTCAAGATTGGTAAAGAAGTCTCAAGTTGACTTAATGAAAGAAAACGGATTAGAAGTCATCTCATGTGGAGCCAATGTTCCTTTTGCTGATGAAGATATTTTCTTTGGACCCACAGGAGAATATACCGATGCTCTTGTTTCAGTAATTCCAGACTTTATTGCTAATTGTGGAATGGCTAGAGTATTTGCTTATTTAATGCAGCATGGGATAGAATTATCAGATAATAATATCTTTGAAGATACTTCATCTAGAATTAGAAAAGCATTAGAAATTGCTCACGATAAAAATGAATCTAAACTCAATCTCTCTAAAGTAGCTTTTGAGATTGCACTTAATAAATTAGTATAA
- the nhaD gene encoding sodium:proton antiporter NhaD, translating into METLIILIFVIGYLAITLEHNLKIDKLIPALAMMALAWAAVAFGIDSFAQWFDSGKHALMENFGMMEHADKMHLMEETLLHHLGKTAEILFFLMGAMTIVEIIDYYDGFATFKNYIQTRSKKKLLWIFAFLAFILSAIIDNLTATIVLISILQKIIKDTNTKLWFGGMIIVAANAGGAWSPIGDVTTTMLWIGDKVTTGKLLSYLLLPSLLTMIIPTFIASFLPAFQGEIEPIPESDKPASKFGPTMLYLGLAGIIFVPIFKVLTHLPPYVGMMLSLSVVCIFAEIYSRAKFSIGDVVSDHTHHSPVHHSLSKIEMPSILFFFGILMAVAALESLGLLFIGAESMREVIPNTDIVVMLLGVGSAIVDNVPLVAASMGMFTEGTDDQLWHFVAFAAGTGGSMLIIGSAAGVVAMGMLKIDFFWYLKKISWLAFIGFAIGSISFMLLRGFVG; encoded by the coding sequence ATGGAAACGCTGATTATTTTAATCTTTGTAATAGGATATCTAGCTATTACACTAGAACATAACTTAAAAATAGACAAGCTCATTCCAGCTTTAGCCATGATGGCTCTAGCTTGGGCTGCTGTAGCTTTTGGAATTGATAGTTTTGCCCAATGGTTTGACTCGGGAAAACATGCCTTAATGGAAAATTTTGGGATGATGGAACACGCCGACAAAATGCACCTAATGGAAGAAACCCTTCTTCACCACTTAGGGAAAACGGCCGAAATTCTATTTTTCTTGATGGGAGCCATGACTATTGTCGAAATTATCGATTATTACGATGGTTTTGCAACCTTTAAAAATTATATCCAAACTCGTAGTAAGAAAAAATTGCTTTGGATTTTCGCTTTCTTAGCATTTATCCTTTCGGCAATTATTGATAATCTTACCGCAACTATTGTATTGATTTCTATCCTACAAAAAATCATCAAGGATACAAATACCAAACTATGGTTTGGAGGGATGATAATTGTTGCAGCTAATGCCGGTGGAGCTTGGTCTCCAATTGGAGATGTTACCACAACCATGCTTTGGATTGGAGATAAAGTAACTACAGGAAAACTTCTTTCTTATCTACTTCTTCCATCATTGCTTACCATGATTATCCCTACTTTTATTGCTTCTTTCCTTCCTGCATTTCAGGGAGAAATAGAACCGATTCCAGAATCTGATAAACCAGCTAGTAAATTTGGGCCAACAATGCTTTACCTTGGTTTAGCAGGAATCATTTTTGTACCAATTTTTAAAGTACTTACTCACCTTCCTCCTTATGTAGGAATGATGCTTTCACTTTCTGTAGTTTGTATTTTTGCTGAGATTTATAGTCGTGCTAAATTTAGCATCGGAGATGTAGTATCTGATCATACTCACCACAGCCCAGTACACCACTCGCTTTCTAAAATAGAAATGCCTTCTATACTTTTCTTCTTTGGAATTTTGATGGCAGTTGCTGCTTTAGAATCTCTAGGATTACTCTTTATTGGTGCTGAGTCTATGAGAGAAGTTATTCCAAACACAGATATTGTTGTAATGCTCCTAGGAGTTGGATCAGCCATTGTGGATAATGTACCACTTGTGGCAGCTTCTATGGGAATGTTTACAGAAGGTACTGATGATCAGCTTTGGCATTTTGTTGCCTTTGCAGCGGGTACAGGTGGTTCGATGCTTATTATCGGTTCTGCCGCTGGAGTTGTTGCTATGGGAATGTTAAAAATTGACTTCTTCTGGTATTTAAAGAAAATTTCTTGGCTTGCCTTTATTGGTTTTGCTATAGGATCTATTTCTTTTATGCTCCTTAGAGGATTTGTAGGCTAG
- a CDS encoding pyridoxal-phosphate dependent enzyme encodes MKYANNILGLIGNTPMVKLNDVAKDLKPLILAKLEYLNPGGSSKDRIAVSMLDQAEKDGLLKPGGTVVEPTSGNTGVGLAMVCKLRGYQAIFTMPDKMSMEKQRLLEAYGAKVLRCPTAVEPEDPKSYYSVAKQKVTEIEGAFSPNQYFNQNNPKAHYVSTGPEIWEDTEGKITHFVAGMGTGGTISGTAKYLKEKNPNIKIIGADTEGSLYSGRFYGTEEVVHSYLIEGIGEDFMPETMDLSAIDEVLTVTDKDAYEMTRKLTQSEALLGGSSAGAAVVAALEYAKNLTEDDVMVVFLPDSGRSYLSTVYNDNWMKENKLMN; translated from the coding sequence ATGAAATACGCTAATAATATCTTGGGGCTGATTGGTAATACCCCTATGGTAAAGCTCAACGATGTTGCCAAAGACCTTAAACCCCTAATACTTGCTAAACTAGAATATCTAAATCCAGGAGGAAGTAGTAAAGACAGGATAGCTGTTTCCATGCTAGACCAAGCCGAAAAAGACGGACTTCTAAAACCTGGAGGCACAGTAGTAGAACCTACTTCAGGAAATACAGGAGTAGGATTAGCAATGGTTTGTAAACTAAGAGGATATCAAGCTATTTTTACCATGCCCGATAAAATGAGTATGGAAAAACAAAGACTTCTTGAAGCCTATGGAGCAAAAGTACTTAGATGCCCAACAGCTGTTGAGCCAGAAGATCCAAAATCTTACTATTCCGTAGCCAAACAAAAAGTTACAGAAATAGAAGGTGCATTTTCTCCAAATCAGTATTTTAACCAAAACAATCCAAAAGCACACTATGTGAGTACGGGACCAGAAATATGGGAAGATACTGAAGGTAAAATCACTCATTTTGTTGCAGGAATGGGAACTGGAGGAACAATTTCAGGAACTGCCAAATATCTTAAAGAAAAGAACCCCAATATCAAAATAATTGGAGCAGATACAGAAGGATCTCTTTACTCTGGACGTTTCTATGGTACTGAAGAAGTAGTTCATTCCTATCTTATTGAAGGTATTGGAGAAGATTTCATGCCCGAAACCATGGATTTATCGGCAATAGATGAAGTACTTACTGTTACGGATAAAGATGCTTATGAAATGACCAGAAAGCTCACACAATCTGAAGCACTTCTTGGTGGATCATCAGCAGGTGCAGCAGTAGTAGCCGCTTTAGAATACGCTAAGAATTTAACAGAAGATGATGTGATGGTGGTCTTTTTACCAGACTCAGGACGTAGTTATCTTTCTACGGTGTATAACGACAATTGGATGAAGGAAAACAAACTAATGAACTAA
- a CDS encoding PLP-dependent aspartate aminotransferase family protein: MKFRTTAIHTGEKPNTLPGGSGDAVSPIHLATTFAREKVEIPTNGYEYSRSLNPTRKTLEDKLAAIENAQYGLAFASGLASESTLLFALVKSGDHVVCMDDVYGGTQRLFRKVFAEKYQVSFDFVDMTVAENVKNVIQENTKLIWLETPTNPMLKISDIEAIAKIAKEHGVILAVDNTFMSPYFQSPLELGADVVMHSTSKYINGHSDSIGGALMMNDSKLYEQVQFMQNSVGAIMAPFDSYMVARGIKTLGMRMEQHQKNAMAIAEFLENHPKVKKCIYPGLPSHPQYALAKKQMKGFGGMISVDLDTDLEGTNKFLEKLHHFVLAESLGGVESLVEHPAIMTHASVPAEDRAKLGISDSLVRISVGVENLEDLLEDLENSLKVI; the protein is encoded by the coding sequence ATGAAATTTAGAACAACCGCAATACATACAGGAGAGAAACCTAACACACTCCCTGGAGGAAGTGGAGATGCTGTCTCTCCTATTCATTTAGCAACTACTTTTGCAAGAGAAAAAGTAGAAATCCCAACGAATGGATACGAATACTCAAGATCTTTAAACCCTACAAGAAAAACTCTTGAGGATAAACTTGCAGCTATTGAAAATGCACAATATGGTCTTGCCTTTGCTTCTGGTTTAGCTTCAGAAAGCACACTTCTTTTTGCTCTAGTAAAATCAGGTGACCACGTGGTTTGTATGGATGATGTTTATGGGGGAACTCAAAGATTATTCAGAAAAGTATTTGCAGAAAAATATCAAGTTTCTTTTGATTTTGTTGACATGACCGTGGCAGAAAATGTTAAAAACGTCATTCAAGAAAACACCAAACTTATTTGGCTAGAAACTCCAACAAATCCGATGCTTAAAATTAGTGATATAGAAGCTATTGCTAAAATTGCCAAAGAACACGGAGTTATTCTAGCTGTAGATAATACATTCATGAGTCCTTATTTTCAATCACCATTGGAACTGGGAGCAGATGTTGTAATGCATTCTACATCAAAATATATCAACGGACATAGTGATTCCATAGGTGGTGCACTCATGATGAATGACTCAAAACTGTACGAACAAGTCCAGTTTATGCAAAACTCTGTAGGAGCTATCATGGCACCATTTGATAGTTATATGGTTGCAAGAGGAATTAAGACTTTAGGAATGAGAATGGAACAACACCAAAAGAATGCTATGGCGATTGCTGAGTTTTTGGAAAATCATCCTAAAGTAAAAAAATGTATTTATCCAGGGCTTCCTTCTCATCCACAATACGCTTTAGCAAAAAAGCAAATGAAAGGTTTTGGGGGAATGATCTCTGTTGATTTAGATACGGATTTAGAAGGAACAAATAAATTCTTAGAAAAACTGCATCATTTTGTTTTGGCCGAAAGCCTTGGTGGTGTAGAATCTCTTGTAGAACACCCAGCTATTATGACTCACGCTTCTGTACCAGCAGAAGATCGTGCAAAACTGGGAATCTCTGATTCTCTTGTTAGGATTTCTGTAGGTGTGGAAAACCTAGAAGATCTTTTAGAAGATTTAGAGAATAGCCTAAAGGTCATATAA
- a CDS encoding response regulator — translation MSRKKVLIIEDELLIAEDIKQYLTQKGYEVVDIAISYETAIKILKNQLVDIVLLDIVLYGTKSGFEIANYINKHIHIPFIYLTSHTDREFLEKAKETAPKAYLSKPIQKESLFATLEMATFLPNEQNSKIVINDGKISHYIDKNEIVLIKSDHVYLKVYLENIDKPLVTRNTIKNMLINLSGSGFISPHRSYIVNIEKIEFIDKSDLIINKTRIPISRSQKQAILQVLKE, via the coding sequence ATGTCAAGAAAAAAGGTTTTAATTATTGAAGATGAATTGCTTATAGCAGAAGATATCAAACAATATCTTACACAAAAGGGCTATGAAGTGGTGGATATTGCCATTTCCTATGAAACTGCTATCAAAATTCTAAAGAATCAACTTGTAGATATTGTACTCCTTGACATTGTATTATATGGTACAAAATCTGGTTTTGAAATTGCCAATTACATCAATAAACATATCCATATTCCGTTTATTTATCTGACTTCTCACACAGACAGAGAGTTTTTAGAGAAAGCAAAAGAAACAGCTCCGAAAGCATATTTATCAAAACCTATTCAAAAGGAAAGCCTTTTTGCTACTTTGGAAATGGCAACTTTTTTACCCAATGAACAAAACAGTAAAATAGTGATCAACGATGGTAAAATCTCACATTATATTGATAAAAATGAAATCGTTTTGATAAAGTCTGATCATGTCTATCTCAAAGTTTATTTAGAGAATATTGATAAACCACTTGTTACAAGAAACACCATCAAAAATATGTTGATTAACCTCTCTGGAAGTGGATTTATCTCTCCGCATCGTAGTTATATTGTAAATATTGAAAAGATAGAATTTATAGATAAAAGTGATCTAATCATTAATAAAACAAGAATTCCGATTAGCAGAAGCCAAAAACAAGCTATTCTACAAGTACTTAAAGAATAA
- a CDS encoding sensor histidine kinase: MKIVIWFSICLLNILPSLGQIRIPRNNLLLEKKCHEAYFLRNQHLTDSAWIILEQAKEIYESDNQKTAEFHFFIQTEKAHLMELANKDDKALKILLPLLEQMKAQKAYWYFANASILTSLVYEKNGDYKTCFLHLKNASEIIFDKNYQDLKSYFYVRETSAFRVSSQIDFAKQSLDSAEYYGKENSDTINLATTYMLHAFLYDSNRIEHLEKAFELANTQGNIYMRLMILLNLSKQPQISTQKFIEHQQLAESLMNTDVLKEDYSSFYLVFSRFYKKNGDYQKALYYSEIFQKHYLSKVFNEQKIKLEKITKKYEDEKKQLIINEQKIKIDDQKSKYHTSIIYFLSLFVLFIIILSLYFKTRIFNKRLTTKQETIKSINKELHAALTHEQTLKKELNHRVKNNLQLINSLMTLENKKQFENMINRIQSIGNIHQLMYEMELEDQIPFQEYVERMVHYFDQSFSHDQKLSWEIYGNKISLNLSTLVPIGLILNELITNSLKYAHSQEEFLQINISISQKKDESFSIHYHDNGTGILTEKHQENFGLYVIDTMVKQLMGSSKSYNNNGAHFEFSFREKVHSEW, translated from the coding sequence ATGAAAATTGTTATATGGTTTTCAATATGCTTATTAAATATCTTGCCAAGTTTGGGTCAGATAAGAATCCCACGCAATAATTTATTACTTGAGAAGAAATGTCATGAGGCATATTTTCTCCGAAATCAACATCTTACAGATTCTGCTTGGATCATTTTAGAGCAAGCAAAAGAAATTTATGAATCAGATAATCAAAAAACTGCCGAATTTCATTTTTTTATCCAAACAGAAAAAGCTCACCTTATGGAGCTTGCAAATAAAGATGATAAAGCCTTAAAGATTCTCCTTCCACTTTTGGAGCAAATGAAAGCTCAAAAAGCTTACTGGTATTTTGCAAACGCCTCTATCCTAACCTCTTTAGTTTATGAAAAAAATGGGGATTATAAGACCTGTTTTTTGCATTTAAAAAATGCTTCAGAAATTATTTTTGACAAGAATTATCAAGATTTAAAATCCTATTTTTACGTCAGAGAAACATCAGCCTTTAGAGTTTCTAGTCAAATAGATTTTGCCAAACAAAGTTTAGACAGTGCTGAATACTATGGAAAAGAGAATAGTGACACCATTAATTTGGCAACTACTTATATGCTTCATGCATTTCTATATGACTCAAACCGAATAGAACATTTAGAAAAAGCATTTGAGCTTGCGAATACACAAGGTAATATCTATATGCGTTTGATGATTTTATTAAACCTCAGCAAACAACCACAAATTTCTACGCAAAAATTTATTGAGCATCAACAACTAGCAGAATCTTTGATGAATACGGATGTCCTCAAAGAAGATTATAGTTCATTTTATTTAGTTTTTTCACGATTCTACAAAAAGAATGGCGATTATCAAAAAGCTCTTTACTATTCAGAAATCTTTCAAAAACACTATTTATCAAAGGTATTTAATGAGCAAAAAATTAAATTAGAAAAAATCACCAAAAAGTATGAAGACGAAAAAAAACAATTGATTATCAATGAGCAAAAAATTAAAATAGATGATCAAAAATCAAAATATCACACTTCTATTATTTATTTCCTATCTCTTTTTGTTTTATTTATCATTATTCTATCTCTCTATTTCAAAACACGTATTTTTAATAAAAGACTTACAACAAAACAGGAAACTATTAAAAGTATAAACAAAGAACTTCATGCAGCTTTAACTCACGAACAAACTCTAAAAAAGGAGCTCAACCACCGGGTAAAGAACAACTTACAACTAATCAACAGCTTGATGACTTTGGAAAACAAAAAGCAATTTGAGAATATGATTAATAGAATTCAAAGTATCGGAAATATTCATCAGCTGATGTATGAAATGGAGCTAGAAGATCAGATTCCTTTTCAAGAATATGTTGAAAGAATGGTACATTACTTTGATCAATCTTTTTCTCATGATCAAAAGCTGAGTTGGGAAATATATGGAAACAAAATCAGTCTTAATTTATCAACTTTAGTCCCAATTGGATTAATTCTCAATGAGCTCATCACAAACTCCCTCAAATATGCTCATAGTCAAGAGGAATTTCTACAAATCAACATTTCGATTTCTCAAAAAAAAGATGAAAGTTTTTCGATTCATTACCATGACAATGGCACAGGTATATTAACAGAAAAGCATCAAGAAAATTTTGGATTATATGTTATAGATACAATGGTTAAACAGCTTATGGGGAGTTCAAAATCTTACAATAATAATGGTGCTCATTTTGAATTTAGCTTTAGGGAAAAAGTACATTCTGAATGGTAA